The following are encoded in a window of Hippoglossus stenolepis isolate QCI-W04-F060 chromosome 10, HSTE1.2, whole genome shotgun sequence genomic DNA:
- the chp1 gene encoding calcineurin B homologous protein 1, with translation MGSRASTLLREEEIEEIKKETGFSHSQITRLYSRFTSLDKGENGTLSREDFQRIPELAINPLGDRIINAFFPEGEDQVNFRGFMRTLAHFRPIEDNEKNKPVSEPLNSRTNKLLFAFRLYDLDRDDKISRDELLQVLRMMVGVNISDEQLGSIADRTIQEADTNGDNSISFNEFIKVLEKVDVEQKMSIRFLH, from the exons ATGGGCTCCAGGGCGTCCACGCTACTCCGGGAGGAGGAGATCGAGGAGATCAAGAAGGAGACGGGCT TCTCCCACAGTCAGATAACTCGCCTGTACAGCCGCTTCACCAGCCTGGATAAAGGTGAAAACGGAACCCTCAG TCGAGAGGATTTCCAGAGGATCCCGGAGTTGGCCATCAACCCTCTGGGAGACAGAATCATCAATGCGTTTTTCCCTGAGGG agAGGACCAGGTAAACTTCCGGGGCTTCATGCGAACCTTAGCTCACTTCCGACCGATAGAGGACAACGAGAAGAACAAGCCAGTCAGCGAGCCGCTCAACAGCAGGACAAACAAGCTGCTCT TTGCTTTCCGTCTGTATGACCTGGACAGAGACGACAAAATCTCCCGggatgagctgctgcag GTCCTCAGGATGATGGTTGGTGTAAACATTTCAGATGAACAGCTCGGCAGCATTGCTGATAGGACCATACAGGAGGCCGACACAAACGGAGATAACTCCATCTCCTTCAATGAATTCATCAAG GTCTTGGAGAAGGTGGACGTGGAACAGAAAATGAGCATCCGCTTCCTGCACTAA
- the lgmn gene encoding legumain isoform X2: MMYDDLAQNEENPTPGIVINRPNGTDVYKGVPKDYTGDDVTPENFLAVLKGDSSTAKGGSGKVLKSGPNDHVFVYFTDHGGPGILAFPNDELHVEDLQEAIKYMHENKKYKKMVLYIEACESGSMMKPLPADIDVYATTASNSHESSYACYYDEKRETYLGDWYSVNWMEDSDVEDLAKETLMKQYKIVRSHTNTSHVQQFGNKTLGHMKVDAFQGDHKAGGPPAPSVTLQPVRNLDLTPSPDVPLAILKRKLMASNDIAFARGMLMEISAHLKVREMLAETMHRVVEKVTGSKVEAEVVFNERADLSQHQCYKAAVKHYKQNCFNWHKTEYEYALRHLYALVNLCERGYPANRIQLAMDSVCHFSK, from the exons GAACCCGACCCCTGGGATCGTGATCAACCGGCCGAATGGCACAGACGTGTACAAGGGAGTTCCTAAAGATTACACTGGGGAT GATGTGACTCCGGAGAACTTCCTGGCTGTGCTGAAGGGAGATTCTTCAACAGCCAAAGGGGGCTCAGGAAAAGTGTTGAAGAG CGGCCCCAacgatcatgtgtttgtgtacttcACCGACCACGGGGGACCTGGTATTCTGGCTTTCCCCAATGATGAG ctccaTGTTGAAGATCTTCAGGAAGCCATTAAATACATgcatgaaaataagaaatacaaaaag ATGGTGTTGTACATTGAGGCGTGTGAGTCTGGGTCAATGATGAAGCCTCTGCCCGCTGACATTGACG TGTACGCCACCACAGCATCCAACTCCCATGAGTCCTCTTACGCCTGTTACTATGACGAGAAGAGGGAGACGTACCTGGGCGACTGGTACAGCGTGAACTGGATGGAGGACTCTGATGTG GAGGACCTGGCCAAAGAAACTTTGATGAAGCAGTACAAGATTGTACGgagccacacaaacaccagccaCGTCCAGCAGTTTGGGAACAAG ACGCTGGGCCACATGAAGGTTGACGCATTCCAGGGTGACCACAAAGCCGGCGgcccacctgctccttcagtgACCCTGCAGCCCGTTAGGAATCTGGATCTGACCCCAAGCCCGGACGTTCCCCTGGCCATCCTCAAGAGGAAGCTGATGGCCTCTAATGACATCGCATTTGCAAGGGGGATGCTGATGGAGATCAGCGCACACCTCAAG GTCAGGGAGATGCTCGCTGAGACGATGCACCGAGTGGTTGAGAAGGTGACCGGCAGTAAGGTCGAGGCTGAGGTGGTTTTCAACGAAAGAGCCGACCTGTCCCAGCACCAGTGCTACAAGGCTGCGGTCAAACACTACAAACAGAACTGCTTCAACTGGCACAAAACCGAG TATGAATACGCTCTGAGGCATCTGTATGCTCTGGTGAACCTGTGTGAGAGAGGATACCCTGCAAACAG aatCCAGCTGGCCATGGACTCCGTGTGTCATTTCAGCAAGTGA